In Silene latifolia isolate original U9 population chromosome 3, ASM4854445v1, whole genome shotgun sequence, a single window of DNA contains:
- the LOC141647447 gene encoding protein DEHYDRATION-INDUCED 19 homolog 3-like: MDSDSWNACLSSISKRYQSGFQSRSDVFMEFEEIDGDDDIREEFPCPFCSEYFDIIGLCCHIDDDHPVEAKNGICPVCAMRVGVDMVAHITLQHANIFKVQRKRKSRKSGSHSTLSLLRRELREGNLPPIFGNSSSLLSSNAVPDPLLSSFILPMADEFMTSQPVSLSETSSTKNARQGNLLERNLLTPPLSIKDQEERVRRSEFVHDLLFSAIFDD; encoded by the exons ATGGATTCTGATTCTTGGAATGCTTGTTTATCTTCAATCTCTAAAAGATATCAATCTGGGTTCCAATCTCGATCAG ATGTATTTATGGAGTTTGAGGAGATTGATGGAGATGATGATATAAGGGAGGAGTTTCCATGTCCATTTTGTTCAGAGTATTTTGACATCATTGGACTTTGCTGCCACATTGATGATGATCATCCTGTTGAGGCCAAAAATGGg ATATGTCCAGTTTGTGCTATGAGGGTGGGTGTCGATATGGTTGCACATATCACATTGCAACATGCGAACATATTTAAG GTGCAGCGCAAGAGAAAATCACGTAAAAGTGGATCTCATTCTACACTTTCGCTGTTGAGAAGAGAACTACGCGAAGGAAATTTACCGCCAATCTTTGGAAATTCCTCCTCGTTATTATCATCCAATGCAGTGCCTGATCCCCTGCTGTCATCTTTTATATTGCCCATGGCTGATGAATTTATGACTTCTCAGCCTGTGTCATTATCTGAGACAAGCTCTACAAAGAATGCCAGACAGGGTAATTTATTAGAGAG GAATTTGTTAACACCTCCATTGTCGATCAAAGATCAAGAGGAGAGGGTGAGAAGATCTGAATTTGTGCATGACCTACTGTTCTCCGCCATTTTCGATGATTAA